A region of the Thioploca ingrica genome:
AAGCGTGGATTCTTCATGCCATGGATATCTATGATAAAAAAGGGTTGCATCCCGCTATAGCCATTTTACAACAAGTAGAAGATTTCTCTCAGGCACGCACCACCACCGGGTTAGCGTTAGCAGAAATTGAGCGAGTTTTGGAAACTTTTATTACCGGACTCAGTGGACGTCACCTTAAATTAGCGGTGGGATCAGATATTTACACGGATACCGAAACGCTATTTTTACCGGCTTTATTGAACCAGTTTGCGACTCGAACCGAAAATTTTCTTTTATATAAAGCGATGGCGGCTCATTTGTGGGCACAAACGCGTTTTGGTACTTGGCGGTTAAGTTTAAGTAAAGCCATTCAACCTTTTCCTCAACCCCAAATCGCTTGTCAATTATTTCATACACTCGAAAGATTGCGCTTAGATGCTTGTATTGCGCGGGAGTTACCGGGGTTATACCGAGATGTGAATCAACTCCTGCGTCAATCCGGCGAACTGCCCATTCCACCCGCTTGGCAACCGCTGAACGAACAATTATCCAAAGTAACCGCAACGGTACAAGACAGTTACAATTGCTTACCGCAAATTTATGCCACCCATACGCCTCATTCTCGGTGTTATCAAGGAATATTAATGCCAGACCGAGTTGAAGAAGTCATGGCATTACGGCTGGCACGGGAAAAAGAAGCTTTTCGCATGGCTTTAGTGCACCTGGCTCCAGAATCGCATCATATTGAACCACTTCAAAATATTACTGAAATGACTTCGCATTTTACGGTAGAACCCGTGCCCAATGAGTTATTACCCGACGGCTTTCAATTTGAACTGCATTTAGATGGTCAACCCATTGTTCCACCGGATAAAGTAAAAAGTTTAATGGATTCTATCATTCAAGATGTCGGTATGATTCCAGAAGAATACTTGGTTGCGGCTGGGGACGGTGGCTATAAAATCCGCCCGGAACCCAAACCGGAGCGTGATCCAGAAACGGTTTGGCAAGGTGTTTACCACGAAGAAGGGGCTTTTTTTTATAACGAATGGGATTACCATCGGAAACACTATCGAAAAAATTGGTGTGTTCTCCGCGAAAAGGATGTTTATCCCCAACCCGAAAGCTTTGTCACTAAAACCTTGCAACGTCACCAGGGATTAATTAAACACTTACGCCGTACCTTTGAAGCCTTACGCGGAGAAGATAAATTATTAAAAGCGCAACCGAACGGAGAAGATATTGATTTAGAAGCTTTAGTAACAGCCTATGCCGATGCCAAGCATGGTTTAGAAATGACTAATCGCCTGTTTGTTAAAATGCAAAAAGAGGAACGCAATATTGCCGTCATGTTGATGGTGGACATGAGCGGTTCCACCAAAGGTTGGATTAATGACGCTGAACGAGAAGCTTTAGTCCTGCTGTGTGAAGCCTTAGAAATTTTGGGAGATCGCTATGCCATTTACGGCTTTTCTGGAATGACTCGCAAACGCTGTGAAATTTATCGCATCAAACGTTTTGATGAACCCTACACCAATTTAGTCCAACAACGCATTAGCGGCATCACCCCGCAAGATTATACCCGCATGGGCGTAGCGATTCGACATCTCAGTCAATTACTCAACGAAGTTGACGCCCGCATCAAATTATTGATTACCCTTTCCGACGGTAGACCCGACGATTACGGTGATCATTATCGTGGTACTTATGGCATTGAAGACACCCGTCAAGCGCTCATTGAAGCCAAGCGCGATGGTATTCATCCTTTTTGCATCACCCTGGATACCGAAGCAAAAGATTACTTGCCGCACATGTACGGCGCCGTTAACTATATTGTTATTGACGAAGTGCGCAAATTACCTTTAAAAGTATCTGATATTTATAGAAAGTTGACCAGTTAAATACACGAAGTACTTCAGTACAAATAAACGGGTATTTTGCTGAAAAATTTTCCCCTTTGTCAAAGGGGAGCTAGATGGATTTAATCGCTTGATAGCCAAGATAATCTTTTGGGATAGTTATTTTTTTATTGAGCTTCGCCAATTCATCTGGAAAAAAATGAATTTTAACCTATGCTTTATATTGACTCTCCAAAATTAAATCCAGTGAGAGCGCATTAATAAGTTCTAATTTCATAGTTACTATTAATAAATGCCAATTTATTAGGCAGTAACAAATGACTAAACTCAGAAGTTAGCTGTACCTTAAACTTAAACAAAGAATAAATTTTATGTATTATATCAATGGATTGACTTCAACTATCATTCTAGTGGGGATAACAAGCACTGTTGCTATGACTCCGGTATTAGCTTCTGGTGGACAGGGTATGACGTGGGGAAAGTATCATCATGACGCTACCTTGGGCATTGATCGAGTAGGGTGCTATGGACTCCCACTTGCGCCAACGAAAACTGGTGGATGTGAAGCATATAGTGGTGATACTAACTGTAAAGCCCAATTGCCCGTGTTGTGTATTAACGTTGATAAATCACCTCGCCCGAATTATGACCCACTGCCATCTGGAGGTGTGATGCCTAAAGAATTTTACAATGGTTGGGCAGGTGGACATATTGCAACAACACTGCCTATTGATGGAACTAATTTGAAGATTACTACAATTCCAATTCCGGGTCCAATTTCGGGTGTAGCCACGACGGGTGATGAGATTTGTAAACAATCTTTTGGTTCCGATTGGCGGATGGCAGAGCATCATGATGGCCAATACATTCTAGGTATGAGTCAAACTGCATTTTATGGTAATTCTACTAACTCGCCAAGTCCTTGGCCAACCAGTGGCCTTTCAACGGGTGGGTGGACTTTTTATGCTTGGGGAAATGTATTAGACACTCAACGTTACTGGGTAAAAATTGATGACCAACCGGCTAATTGCTGGAACCCTTAAGCTTTTATAGGATGGATTTTCTCGTTACCAAGTTCTACTTGGTAATGCCTGCGGGTCAAGCTTTGCTTGACAAAACTAGCGAAGCAGAGCTTCTTAGGCAGACACTACCAAGCTCAGCTTGGTAGCGAGGAAAAATCAAATGATTCGTTAATGATTTTTTAAATTGAAATCAAATTATTCAACAATGGATCAAAAAATTTCTGTGCTAACGCTGGAAAACGTTGATCTTTTAAGGGAGCGTTCTGGTCAAGTTGACCAAAATTTAATTGATAATATTCATTTTCTGCCTCACCTAATGCAAACTCGTTGCCTCGCCAAGCTTGCCAGGCTTTATCGAAGGATTCTTCGGTTGATTTGCCACGGTGCAGTGCCTTAACGAACGCCAAAGCCGATTGGGGAAAAAAAGGCAGCGGTTGTAATAGCCCTTGCCAATAGTAATCCGTTAATAAAGTGATTAAAATCGCTCGGCTTTCCAATGGATCAAGCGGTTGATAGCGCCATTCCCCGTCTTCACCAATTAATAAACTTTGCCGAGGGAGGTTGTTATCCGGTAACGTATTGAGAATTAAATGGTAAATCCAGGTATTAATATAGTCTTTGGCTTTGAGTTTGGCATAACGATAATAAATTAAGTGCTCCCGCCAAATGCCACTCAAGCGACCAATTAGGCGCATTTCTCCGAGATTTAAATTAATCCGTTGTACGGCTTGCTTTTCTTGCTGGGTTACTTCGCGGATTCGTTCTACAAACGGTTGTATCTGTTCAACTAATTGGTTATAAACATAATCACCAATTTGGCCGTGGGGTAATTGACCACTCGCTTTGGCGATGCGTTGATAGGCTTTTAAGTCTTGACCAGCTAACTGCTTGGCGACTAAGACTTGACTCAAGGTATAGCGATCCAGTCCACGGATTTCAAATGGTTCAGTTTCATCCAGTAAGTCTTGATCGGTGGGTAATTTTATTCCTAAGCGTTCTTGAAATAAAAATTCAATCGGGTTGGCAAAAAAGCGAGTTAAGCGTTTAATCTCTACCGTTTGCCATTCTACCACCGGCTGCGGTTCCGGGAAGGGGGTGAGAAAAAATGGGGTGGGTAGTTGCCGCTCTTTAAATAAAGCCGTGCTCGCCACACAATATTCATTGGAATAGCTGAATAACCGTTGATCTTCACCATTGAAATAACGGGGACTAAAGGCTTGTAACGGATGGTGAAGTACCAAATAATCAATAATATTTTGCTGCGGATGAATAAAACCATGCTGAATATAATCCAGTAATTCGCTGACTAATACCGATGGCGGGATAACGGTATCATCGTGAATACTGCGTCCCACATAACTGATATAAAAATAAGCGCGGGCTGATAATAATGCTTCCAAAAATAAATAGCGATCATGCTGCCGGCGTGAGCGGTCGCCTCGCTGTGGATGTTGGGTAATCAAGTCAAAACTGATGGGTTGACTGGGACGGGGATAGGTCTGATCATTCATTCCTAATAAAGCCACCACTTTGAACGGGATGCTACGCATGGGCAATAAAGTACAAAACAGGACTTGACCAGTGAGAAAATGAGTTGGAGACGGTTCTTTTTCCAAGTAATGTCGCAAATAAGCTAAAATAACTTCTCGACTCACTTCACTGTTAAAATGGGTAAGCTGGCTGTGTTCAACGAGAGTTGTTAATAATCGCCGAATTTGTTGAGCTTCAAACTCACTATTTTCATCGGGGCTTAACAATCGGTCAAATAATTCGCTTAATAAGCTTGACCATTGCGGTAAAGGACGAGGTTGTTCTAAAGATTTAATGTAATCAAATAGTTGTTCAATAAAAGCGACGAATTTACCGAGGATTAATCGATCACTGCCTTCGATTTGATCAAACGGTAAAATACCCTGAAATAACCATTCTTCTCGATTTGTTGCTTGAAACAATGGCGATGACGGTAAGGCATAGCCAAGTAATAATCGATTCAAACCGGCTCGCCAAGTATTTTCTTCCACCGCCGGTAAATTCATCCGCTCTCGATCCGCTGCATCCATTCCCCAACGAATACCGGTTTGCTTTATCCAGAAACGAATTAAATCTAAATCGGATTCTAGGAAACCAAAACGTCTTTGCACGGCTTCTATTTCTAGAATGGTCAACACTTCGCTCACGGTTAGGCGGCTTTGACTTAATTCCAAAATAGCCATGAAGGCATCGATTAAAGTACTTTGACTGCGTAAACTTCGATCCGCAATACTAAAGGGAATTTTTTTATGTTCTTCTGGTGTGGTAGCGAATACGGCTTCAATCAGGGGGGCATACGTTTCAATTTCTGGCATCATGACCACGATATCTTTGGGTAATAAGCTCGGATCGGTTTCAAATAAAGCCAGTAATTGATCATGTAAGACTTCAATTTCTCGCATCAGACTATGACAAACGTGAATTTGGATAGATCTATCGTCTACCTGAATCGGGGTCGCTTTCACTGGGTCACGTTCTCGCAAGTACAAAATATCCGCTTGAATATGGGCTAATAA
Encoded here:
- a CDS encoding flagellar hook-length control protein, which gives rise to MYYINGLTSTIILVGITSTVAMTPVLASGGQGMTWGKYHHDATLGIDRVGCYGLPLAPTKTGGCEAYSGDTNCKAQLPVLCINVDKSPRPNYDPLPSGGVMPKEFYNGWAGGHIATTLPIDGTNLKITTIPIPGPISGVATTGDEICKQSFGSDWRMAEHHDGQYILGMSQTAFYGNSTNSPSPWPTSGLSTGGWTFYAWGNVLDTQRYWVKIDDQPANCWNP
- a CDS encoding exodeoxyribonuclease V subunit gamma; the encoded protein is MLHIHTSNRLENLLQALATVVKVPLANPLAKEIIVVQSQGMQRWVSMKLAEELGIWANAAFPFADAIVWRLFKEALGYLPDTSPFEPEVLVWSIMEKLPSCLQPDTFAELHHYLQNDTQQIKRLQLAVRLATLFNQYMVYRPHWLAHWENNQQPPELDNNSVAQWQAILWRSLVEQYGNNHRAKLRAEFFQYLPKLNSQLSPWQRLSVFGIPALPPFHLEVFANLGQFRDIHVFLLNPCQEYWGDIVSDIEIAHKTARIQQPSTTPDELYFTRGNPLLASWGKMGRDFIDLLQEYPHVSHEYFTAPPPTTLLAHIQADILYLRERDPVKATPIQVDDRSIQIHVCHSLMREIEVLHDQLLALFETDPSLLPKDIVVMMPEIETYAPLIEAVFATTPEEHKKIPFSIADRSLRSQSTLIDAFMAILELSQSRLTVSEVLTILEIEAVQRRFGFLESDLDLIRFWIKQTGIRWGMDAADRERMNLPAVEENTWRAGLNRLLLGYALPSSPLFQATNREEWLFQGILPFDQIEGSDRLILGKFVAFIEQLFDYIKSLEQPRPLPQWSSLLSELFDRLLSPDENSEFEAQQIRRLLTTLVEHSQLTHFNSEVSREVILAYLRHYLEKEPSPTHFLTGQVLFCTLLPMRSIPFKVVALLGMNDQTYPRPSQPISFDLITQHPQRGDRSRRQHDRYLFLEALLSARAYFYISYVGRSIHDDTVIPPSVLVSELLDYIQHGFIHPQQNIIDYLVLHHPLQAFSPRYFNGEDQRLFSYSNEYCVASTALFKERQLPTPFFLTPFPEPQPVVEWQTVEIKRLTRFFANPIEFLFQERLGIKLPTDQDLLDETEPFEIRGLDRYTLSQVLVAKQLAGQDLKAYQRIAKASGQLPHGQIGDYVYNQLVEQIQPFVERIREVTQQEKQAVQRINLNLGEMRLIGRLSGIWREHLIYYRYAKLKAKDYINTWIYHLILNTLPDNNLPRQSLLIGEDGEWRYQPLDPLESRAILITLLTDYYWQGLLQPLPFFPQSALAFVKALHRGKSTEESFDKAWQAWRGNEFALGEAENEYYQLNFGQLDQNAPLKDQRFPALAQKFFDPLLNNLISI